CTTTAGAACGTTTAAGAGCAAGAAAAATAGAGATTGAACCAACAAATAAAAATAAAAAAAACAATACTTTTATTAAAATAGAGAAAATAAATGATAGAACAATGTATCATACCAAAATTACCAAAGACTTTTATGTCTTTGGTGCAAATAGAAAACAAAAAAATAAATTTTTGATATGCATGAGAGATATTTTTAAATCTGAAAAAATAAATGCATTCAATTTGTTTTCGATAAAAGGAAATGACAGATTCTTAGGCATGTATTATGGATACAAAGATTTGGAAAAGCCAATAATCATAAATTATAAAAATGATACACTCGGAACCAATCAGTCCATAAAAATGTTTAAAGTTTGTTATGTAGAATTTAGATTTAAACAGGGAAGTGTATTTTGTTATATAAAATGTATGAAAAATTTATTAAAAAAAGAAAAAAAAAATCAAAAATACTGTGAGATTTTGTTTAATCATTTGATAGATCTGGAAAAAAAGGTGTATGAATTTTATGACAAGACATTACCAAAGGGGGGAATTGTAGTAAAGTGGATAGAAAAAAACCAGAAATAATTACGATTGCAAGTATTAAGGGTGGTGTTGGGAAAAGTACAAGTGCTTTGTTTTTTAGCAATATATTATCATCTGAGGAGCAAAAAGTTTTATTGATTGATAGTGATCCTCAAGCCAGTGTTACTAGTTATTTTTTATTCCAATTGCAAGACCGAAATGTGGATATTGAGAAATATAATCTTTATGAAATTCTTAAGCAGAGAAAATATATAGAAAATTGTATTTTTAGTATGAATGATTATATAGATATAATTCCAAGTTCATTGGAGTTGTCTTCTTTTAATTCGGAAAGTATTCCTTTGCAGGATAATCTATTAGAAAAAAGACTTTTATCAATTAAATTGAAGTATGATTATATAATAATAGACACAAATCCTAGTTTGGGGCATCTTTTAAATAATGCTTTGATTATTGCTGATTACTTGGTTATTCCTATTAATTCTGATTTGTGGGCAGTTGAAAGCATAGATTTAATAACAGATGCTATAAAAAAAGTTTATAGAGAAGATCTTGTGCCTAACTTTTTAGTAACAGGTGCTTTAGAGAGACAGAGTATAGATAAGGAAATAATATCAGAATTAGAAATTCGTTATAGAGAAAAATTGATAGGCATTATTCCTAAGAGGGATGATATAAAGAAAACAATTTTTTATAGAAAAGATTTTTGTTTGGATAATGATTATTATCAAGCATATAAAAAGGCTCTAAATAATCTTTTGAAAAAGTAACAAAGACAAATTGTCCAGTTATAGACAAAAGGAGTATTCATGGGTATTAAAAATAAAAATAAGATGATCATAGGGAGAAGAGTTAAAGTAAATGAAGATAATTTGTTTGTAAAATTGCCCGAAGATAGTCGTAAGGAAGAGTATTTGAGATTAAAAGACAGGCTCAAATCTTTAGTTGTAGATGATATTTATAATAAGATAGAGACAGCAAAAATATTAAGTTTGATAAATGAAAAGAAATTGTATATATTTGATGGTTATAAAAGTTTTTATGGATTTTTAGCTGACTTTAAGATAGCTAAGTCTCAAGCATATAAATATATTAAGATAGCATCAGGTATGGCGCAGGGTATTATTGATTATGATTTTATAATCAATAATGGAATTGAAAATACCATAAAAAAATTGGGAAGCAAGAATAGTATAAAAAAATCGAAGCATAATTTGACAAAACAATTGTGTTTTCAGTTTAAAAATCAAGATAGTTATGATTTTTATAAGAGCGACACTAAGTTTGTGTGTTTTGTGTTAGATGAACTTTTTATAAATAATAAAGAATATTTAGAAAATCTTCATAAAAAATATAAACACAAGTTACAAAAAGGAATTTAATATAGTTTGTATTTGACAGCAAGTGATAAGTATTTAGATTACTTGCAATGTGAGCAAAAAGGAAATACTAGCATTTTATATATAAGATATTATTTGATTTAAAAATCGTATTGTTGGTTGTACTTGTAGTGCCATGTGAATCTTGTATGTTTTGTTAAGAAAATTTGGTAGTTTTTAATTGTTTATTTTTAGATATAAAAAATGCAAGGAGTTTGTAGTCTATGGTGTTTGTGATGCTTGTGGTAATGGGATGTAATAATGAGAGAAAAGGATGCGCGAGGCAAAGATAGCTATAGAAAGAAAGAATAGTTTTTTAGATTTTTGGTGAAGTTCGGAGAAGGGTTTCAGGAGATTTTTGGCGTTTTTGGCAATGCTATTGGGGAGATGCATTAGGATTTAATGCTGTTAAATCGGGGGGATAGTAGGAATAAAATAGTAGAATATTTTAAGAAGGTCGGAGATGGACTTGCAGCAATGAAGAATAAGTTAAACAGGCTATCAAATGAAATTTTTGGTGTAAAGAATGTTGATGGGATAACAATTAAAGTAGTAGAGGATGCAATTAGGGGAGTAAGTGAGGTATTTGAGAAATTAATTGGTGTGCTAATTAAACTTACTGGTGCTACTGGTAATACTTTTATTGGTGATGTAGCTAATAATAATGCTGTTGGAATTAAAAATGCTATTGCAGTAATTGCTAATAATGTTGTTCCTGTTGCTAATTTTAAAGTTGGAGTACTGGCTACTATTGGTAATGGTGATAATTTTAATGGTATTGCAAGGACGAATGCTGTTCTAGCATCAGCAGTGGTTCTTAAGATAATGAAAAATGGTAAATTTGCTCAAGGTGCTGCTAATGAAGAGGGTGCAGTTAAGGCAGCTGCTGTCAATGCAGTAAATAAGGTATTAAGAATACTTGATATAATGATTGGGAAAATAGTAGCAAGTATTTTAGATAAAATAAGAGGAGCAGTTAAGGGAATAAAATACTTTGAAACTAGTGGAATTGAGTCTAGTCAATCTGATACTATTCAATCTGTTGTTACTAAATAAATAACAAATTAAATAAAAATAATGCAATTCTTTAAGTATACGGAAAACTATCTTTTCTTATTTCAGAAGATATGGTTTCCTTTTTTTGTATTTGAATAACATAAATATTGTGTTGAATTTAAGGTAGTAAACTTTTTTTGCTCAGATATTAACAATTTATTGTTTTTCAGTATATTATCAACTAATGTTTTTATTTTATATTTAATTTTTTCGTTACTGTTTCATACTATTGATATAATTATCAAAATTTAAGAGATTGATATACCTGTATAATTTGATTGTGTTTTTATTTGATTATAATTATTAAAATAATATGATATAATATATTTCATATATTTATAAATATAAAATTAAAAATATAAATTTAAAATATAAGGAAAATATTTATGTCACAAGAAAAAACATTACAAATTATAAAAGAAAAATTGAGTGAGGATGAAAAAGATGCCTTAAATTTTTTTGAAAGTTCTATAACAGAACTTAATCCAGATGATCCAGATGATCAGAAGCTTATAACACATTCAAAAGAAGATTTTTATTTGTTAGTAGAGCACATAGGTATTGATAATCTCCAAAAAGTCTTGTCAGATATTGTAATAACACTAAATGCAAAAAAAGTAGCAGAAGAGGCTATAAAAAATTATGACAGCCCAATGAAAGACATACTTATACAAAGATTGCAAAATATAAAAGCGTCGTATATAAAATATTTGAAAAATATTTGTAATACTCATTCTGTTGATGAGATATACAATAATTTATCAGTAAAAACAGACGATGCATCTCAATTTAAAAGTATTGTAAATTTTATTAATTATCATGAAATAATGAAACAATTAAATGAGAAAGAAAAGGATGCTTTAGCTTTCTTGGAAGACTCTGTAACAAATCCTAATCCAGATGACCCAGATGATGATAATCTTATAGCTCATTCTAAACAGGCTTTTTATTTGTTGATAATGGAAACAGATGATATTAATAAACTACAATCAGTTTTATTAGGTATTGTGAGTGCGTTAAATTCAAAACAAGTAGCAGAAACCCTTCTTGTAAATTATAATGGCCCAGACAAAGATGCACTTGCACAACAATTAAAGGATACAAAAGTAAAATACATAGGATATTTAAAAAGGATGTGTGATACTTACTTTTCTGATGAGATGTACAGTAATTTCTCAGAACAAATATATGATGAATTACAATTTAAAGTTGTTGCAGATAAAATAAAATTTTATAATGACGTTATAAAAAGATTGGATGAGAATGAGAGAAATGCTTTAATGTTTCTTGAAAAGGCTATAATGAATTTTAATCCAGATGACCCAGATGATCATAAGATTACAATTCAGACAAAAGAGAAATATATGCGATTTATACTGGACACAAATGATATCAGTAAGTTAAGAATAGTTTTATCGGATATTGTAAAGACTTTAGATGTAAAACAAGAAACAGAAAAGGTTCTTGCAAGTTATGATTGGCTAAACAAAGATGCACTTACACAAAAATTACAAGATGCAGAAGTTGTATATATGAAATATTTAAAAAGGATTTATAATTCTTTTGAGGAAACGCATGATAGATTGTCAGGAAAAACAGACAGTGTATCTGAATTTAAAAGTATTACAGATGCTGTACGTCGTTATAGTTATGTTTATGATAACGTCATAGTGAAATTTGATGAGAATTACAAAGAAGCTTTAATGTTTTTTGAAAAGGCTATAACGAATTTTAATCCAGATGACCCAGATGATCATAAGATTACAATTCAGGCAAAAGAGAAATATATGCGATTTATACTGGACACAAATGATATTTTTCATCTAAGAGTAGTTCTATCAATAGTTCTAACAAGTATTGTAGAGACTTTAGATGTAAAACAAGAAGCAGAAAAGGTTCTTGCAAATTATGATGGACTAAACAAAGATATACTTGCACAGAAGTTACAAGATGCAGAAATTAAATATATGAAATATGTAAAAAGCACTTATAAGCGTTTTGAGGGAAGGGATGATGAATTGTCAGGAAAAACAGACAGTGTATCTGAATTTAAAAATATTACAGATGAGATACGTCTTTATGGTGATGTCTATAAAAACGTTATAGAGAAATTGAATGAGAATGAGAGAGAAGCATTAATGTTTCTTGAAAAAGCTATAATGAATTTTAATTCAGATGACCCAGATGATCATAAGATTACAATTCAGGCAAAAGAGAATTATATTCAATGCATATGGGACACAAATGATATTAGTAATCTGAAAATAGCTCTGTCAGATATTGTAAAGACTTTAGATGTAAAACAAGAAATAGAAAAAGTTCTTGCAAATTATGATTGGATAGACAAAGATGCATTTACACAAAAATTACAAGATGCAGAAGTTGTATATATGAAATATTTAAAAAGCATTTGTAACACTTTTGAGGGGATGTATGATAGATTGTCAGGAAAAACAAACAATGCATCTGAATTTAGAAGTATTGCAGATGAGATACGTTTTTATAGTGATGTCTATGATAAGGTTATAAGAAATTTGAATGGTGACGAGAGAGAGGCTATAATTTTTCTTAAAAATTCTATAACTGATTCTAATGTAGGTTATCCGGGTGATCATTTTATAACTTATTCAAAAGACGATTTTTATCGGTTTTTGTTAAGTAGAAATATTTATGAAGTCAGAGAGATTGCGTCTGGTATTGTGGAAGCATTAAAGTTAAAAAAAGTGGCAGAGAGGTTTGTTGAAAATTACAATGATCTTTTAAAATATGATTTTATGGAACAAGTAAGAGGTGGAGAAATAAATTATATGAGGGAATTAAAAGGACTTTGTAGTATTAATTATCGTAGCTGGCCAGTTTCCGAGAGACATTTAGTCACATTTGACGATATGCATCGTTTTTTGGCAGAACGAGCGGCCATAGTTGGTAAAGTTAAATTTGAATATGTTTTAATGCATATAAGGAGTTTTAGAGATGGTTATCATGATTTTATAGGGCAATTCAGAAATGAAGAGAAAGTCGCTTTAACTTTTCTTGAAAATGCTATAACAAACCCTAATCCAGATGATGTAGATGATAATAAATTTAAAGTTCATACAAAAGAAGAATTTCATAAGTTTAAATTCAGGACAGAGATTGCCAATCTTAAACTAATTTTGTCAGATATTGTAAAAGTATTACATCTTAAGCAAGCAGCAGCAGAGGCTATTAAAAAGTATACTGAACCAGAAAAAATTATGTTTGAAGGGATATTGAAAGATGAAAATGTAAAATATATAAAGCATTTAAAGCGGATTTTTAATATTCCTTATTTGTTTAGGGGTATTGCAGATAATAATTTAGTTTTGGAAACGTATGATACATTTTTATTAGAATGCATTGTGAATGATATGTATCGTTATTATAATATTTTTAGTAAAATTACAGAGCGATTAAATGACCGTGAAAATGATGCTTTGATTTTCCTTGGAAACGCTATCACAAGTTATAATTCAGATGACACAGATGACCATAATCTTGTAATTCATACAAAAGAAGACTTTAATAGTTGCATACGGAAATTAAGTATTTATAGGCTTAAAACAGTTTTATTTCAGATTATATTAACATTAAATGCAAAAAAAGCAGTTGAGCAAGTTGTTGCAAATTATAATGAGTTAATAAGAGATGTATATACACAAAAATTCAGAGATGAAGAGATAAAATATATAAAGCATTTAAGAGGTATTTGTGGTTCTTGTGATGAAATGTACGACAATTTATCAAGTAATGCAAATAACTCATCCCAATTTAGAAGTGTTTTGGATACCATCAAATCTTATCCTACTATTTATAGTGATATTATAAAACAATTAAATAGTGGAGAAAAAACCGCTTTAACTTTTCTTGAAAATGCTGTAATAAGCCCTAATCCAGATGATCCAGATGATCATAATATGACACTTCAAGCAAAAGAGAACTATATTCAATTTATACTAAACATGAGTGATATTGATAGATTTAAAACAGTTTTATCAGGTATTATGGAGACATTAAATGCAAAAAAATTAGTAGAGGACGTTCTTAAGAATTACTCTCAATCAGGAAAAGATATCCTTGTGCAAAAATTAGAAGATGCAAGAGTAAACTACATGAAACATTTAAAAAGTATTTGTAATGTTTCTTCTAGTGAGAAGGAAATGGAGGATAAATTATTAAAAGAAGCAAATAATTCATCCCGATTTAGAAGTGTTTTGGATACCGTCGAATCTTATGCTGCTATTTATAGTAATATTATGGAACAATTAAATAGTGGAGAAAAAACAGCTTTAATTTTTTTTGAAAATGCTGTAACAAACCCTAATTCAGATGATCCAGATGACCATAAGCTTACAATGCGTGCAAAAGAAGGCTATAATCAGCTTATTTTAAACATTTCTGATATTATTAAGCTTAAAAAAATTCTATCAGGTATTGTGGCGACATTAAATGTACAGAAAAAAGCAGAAGAGACTCTTGCAAAGTATAAAATACCAGAAGGACATATTCTTGCACAAATGTTAAAAGATATAAAAGTAAGATATATAAAGCGCTTAAAAAATATTTGTAATACTTCTTCTTTTGAGAAATTTTACGCCAGTGTGTCAAGTAAGGCAGATAACTCATCTGAACTTAAAAGTATTTTGTATGTCATAGACTCTTATAACAATATTGCAAAACAATTAAGTGAAAAAGAAAAGGATGCTTTTGATTTTCTTGGAGATTCTATACAAACATACAACTTAGATAAGCTAGACGATCGTGTACTGACAATTCATTTAAAAGAAAATTATAAGCAGTTTATATTGGATGTTGATGATGTTGTTAGCTTGAGAGCAGCTCTATCAAATGTTGTAAGAACATTAGAAACAAAAAAAATGTTAGAAAATGTTATTGGGTGTTATATTGGTATAGACTATGATGTGCTTAAGCAAAAATTTGTAGATGCAAAAATAAAATATGTTAATTATTTAAAAAATATTTTTAATACATTTTATGGATTATACGATAATTTATCACGTAACACAGACGCTCTATTTCAATTTAAAAGTATTTTGGATACCATCAACCCTTATACTGATGTTATTGATAGTAATATTATGAAACAATTAGATAATAATGAAAAAAATGCTTTAATTATTCTTGGAAATTCTATAACAAATCCTAATCCATTTGATCCAGATGATCATAAATTTATAACTCATTCGAAAGAAAATTTTAATCGATTCATACTAGAAATAGGTATTGATAAATTTAAGGAAATTTTATCTGAAATTTTGACAACACTAGATAAGATAGATACGTCAGAAAAGGCTATTCAACAGTATAATGGTTTAGGGAAGAGTATATTTATCCAAAGGCTCAAAAATGCAAAAATGGACTATTTAAAGCTTTTAAAAATAGATTGTAATACTGATGATTTTGATAAGATGTACAGGAATTTGTCAAGAAAAGCAAACAACGAAATTCTATTTAAAAATATTATAGATGATATACCAAACTATCAAAAAATTGTGGACCAACTTGATCAAAATGAAAGGAATGCTTTTGTGTTCCTTGAAAGATGTATAATAAAGTTTAATCCAGACAATCCAAATGATTATTCATTGATGGTTTTAAGGACACAAAATTTTAATAAATTCGTATTAGCTAAAGATATTTATTTATTACGAATGATCCTATCAAAGATTGTATTAACATTAAATGTCATAAAAAAGGCAAAAGAGACTTTTGTGAATTATATGAGTTATAAGGGAATAGTAAGAAATAAATTCATGCAGAGATTACAAGATGAAGAGGCAAAGTATATAAAGGATGTACAAGATAGTTGTGACAGCTATGATGAGATGTATCATAATTTGTTGAAAATATCAGGTTTGTATCGATTTGAAAAAATTCTAATGGTTTTTGCTAGCCTATTGAAAACGAGTTGGGAAATTTAAATCAAAATATAAATTTATGGCAAAATAAATCTATAAAATAATTAAAGTATCTATTAACATACCTTTTAACCGGTGTAGTTAATAGATACTTATATATTTAAAGCAAGTTAACGATAATTCTATATTCATTATGATTGTCGTATCCTAATTTTATAGGAATTATATATGAAGGAACTATATATAATTTTTGTCAGTTATAGTTAGATATTGGTGTTTTATACTTTGGATAATGATAATCTTTAACATTTAATTGTGTATTTTTAGTTATAGGGCTTAAGTAAAATATTATTCAGTTTTGTTGACTTGTATAGTTTTTAATTCATATTATTTGGTTGAGTATTTTTAATAGAATCAGTTAGAAAGCTTATTTTTAGCTTCCTTTTTAATATGAGTAATTGTATACTTTATGAATCGTTATTTAATCATCCACTATTTATTAATTTTTGTTTTTTGTGTCTTAGTATCCTTGTTAGAAAAGCTAAAAATAATAAACAAAACAAGGAGGCGAAGAAAGAAATGAAAGTAACAAAAGGAAAAGGAAAGAGAGAAGAGGGTATAAGAGGGTATAGAGAGAAGGGGAAGAGTAAAGGGATTGGTGATGGTGATGATGGTGATGTTTGTGATGGGATGTAATAATGGGATGTTGGAAGAAGAGAAGGGAATGAATTTTTGGATGTTTTTACGTCTTTTGGGGAAATGGTAGGGAGTGTATTGGGATTGAATATTTATTCAAAGAAATCGGATGTAGGGAATTACTTTAAGAAGGTTCAGGGTACTGTGCAAGTGAGACTGCGGTGAAAAACATTAGTTGAGAGTAAACTTGATAAGATAATAGAAGGAGCAAAGGAAGTAAGTGAGGCAATTGGTGATGCTGATGAGCCAATTGCTAATGTTGCGACTACTAATGGTGCTGGTTCTGTTGGGATTGGAGTTGATGGTCTAGTAAAAGGCATTAAAAACATTGTAGATGTAGTACTTAAGGGTGTAGGAAATGCTGAGGCTGGGAATGATAAGAAAGCTGAAGATGGTAATACTGCAAGAACTGTTGCTGCTGGGGATGGAGAAGCAGGTAAATTATTTATTGCTGATAATGGTGCTGCTGGTAATGCTAATAATGCAAAAAAAGTGGCAACAGATGCAGCAAAGGCAGTAGGAGGAGTAACTGGTGCTGATATATTAAAGGCTATTGTTAAAGATGGTGGTGATGCTTCAAAATTAGCTACTGCTCAGAATCCTGGAGCTGCTCCTAAAGATGCAACAATAGCAGGTGGAATAGCATTAAGGGTTATGGCTAAGGATGGTAAATTTTCGGCTCCTAATGCTGCTGCTGATGATGCCGTTGCTACAGTTAAAGGAGCATCAGTAAGTGCAGTAACTAAAGCGTTAGATACATTAACAATAGCAATAAGAAGTACTATTGATGAAGGACTTAAAAGTGTTAAAGAAGCAATGAAAACTAATACTGATGTTATTGTAGCATCTGAAAAGAGTGGTTCTGGTGCTAAAAATAAATAGTCAAAATTATATAAGTAAATAAGAAAAATAAAGTTACAAAGGAAAGATACTGAGAGTTTAAGCTCTTGGTATCTTTTATTGTTTAGTGTGTTAAATAGAGATATATTGCTTTATATGATTAATTTTATTATTTGTGGTTTCTGTTAAAATGTTCTAATTAAAAATATTCAGTTTATTTGATGAAATTGTACACCAAAAAAAGACAATATATTATAAAAAATAAGTTTTAATCTTTATGGTGAAATATGCTAATCATTTGAAAAAATTGAATGACAATCGTTTATATTTGTAATTATAATGTAAAAAAATACACTAATATTTTTAACAAAAATTAAATATTATAAATTATAAAAAAGTCAATGATAAATATTTTGTATTTTCAAATTTGTAATAGATGATAATAAAATCAATGGTCAATTTTTATATAGATATTTTTATGAATTGTTATTTATATTCGTTCATTGGTTATTTGTCTTATTTTATTTTGGGTGTCTTACTAGTATTTAAAGCAAAGCTAGAAAATAATAAAAAAAACAAGGAGGCGAAGGAAAGGAATGAAAGAGAAGAAAGGAATAGGAAATATAGAAGAGTGTATAAGCGAGTATAGAGAGAAGGGAAGAGAGAAGGGAAGTAAAAGAATAGTAAAGGGATTGATGATTGTGATGATGATGGTGGTGATGGGATGTAATAGTGGAGGAGTTGCGGGAGGAGAGGGAACTTCAGGAGGAGAAGGGAGTGGAGCAATGATGGAAGTAGGAAGGAGTGCAGAGGGAGTATTTTATAAGTTTATAGAGTTGGTGACAGATTCTTTGGGTTTAAATATAACTACAGGTACACCTAGAGATAAAGTATCAAGATATTTTACAGAATTGGCAAAAAAAATAGAACAAACTATAGAATCATTACGAGGAATTGAAGAGCAGATTAAATCATCAGGAGATAAACACAAATCAGAGTCAGTTGGAAAATCAAATCAAGAGATTGAAGACGCTAAGAATACATTGATAACATTGAAGGGACATATAGAATCTTTAAAGGATATAGGTGATGCTAACAAGGTAGTGGAGGTGCAAGCCAGTCAAAGTGGAGTAACAGTAAATCAGGCTAAATTAGAAGTGATATATGATGCATTGAAAGGAATAGTAACTGTAGCTGTTGCAGAGGGTATTGAAGAACCAAAAAAAAGTGCGGTAAAAGTTATAAACACATCATTAGGAGGAACCAATCCAGAAAATGGAGCCAAGGTCTTAACAGCAGGTGCTAATGCAGGAGGAGATGCGGGATTGGAAGCAGCAGCAATAGTATCAGCGGTGAGTGGCAAGGAAATATTGGCTGCGATTGTTGGATCTTCAAAGGCAGATGCAACTGGAACAATATCATCAGATGTAGATGGCAATACAAGTGCATTAAAGTTTGCAAGGGGAGGATCTACTGCATCTCAGTTAGCAAAAACTTCAGCATTAGCAGGTGCTGTGAGTGGAGGAATAGCATTACGCTCTCTAGTTAAAGATGGTAAATTGGCTTCGCATTCTGGTAATGATAGCAAAGGAGTAGAGGTTGCGGGAGTAAGTGCAACAAATAAACTGTTAGGTGCAGTAGATGATGTGGTTAGAGAGATAGTGAAAAAAGTATTTGATAAAATAAAGCAAAAATTAGGTAGTTCAAGAAATCCAAAATTAACAGTGTAATGAAGAAAATAGATAGTTAGTAGTTAAATTATTTATTAATTATTTATTAATGAGATAATGTAAGGCAAACTTAGAGATGAGTCTAAAATCTAAGTTGCCTTCTTGTTTAAA
The sequence above is drawn from the Borrelia hispanica CRI genome and encodes:
- a CDS encoding chromosome replication/partitioning protein produces the protein MGIKNKNKMIIGRRVKVNEDNLFVKLPEDSRKEEYLRLKDRLKSLVVDDIYNKIETAKILSLINEKKLYIFDGYKSFYGFLADFKIAKSQAYKYIKIASGMAQGIIDYDFIINNGIENTIKKLGSKNSIKKSKHNLTKQLCFQFKNQDSYDFYKSDTKFVCFVLDELFINNKEYLENLHKKYKHKLQKGI
- a CDS encoding DUF226 domain-containing protein encodes the protein MQCPLERLRARKIEIEPTNKNKKNNTFIKIEKINDRTMYHTKITKDFYVFGANRKQKNKFLICMRDIFKSEKINAFNLFSIKGNDRFLGMYYGYKDLEKPIIINYKNDTLGTNQSIKMFKVCYVEFRFKQGSVFCYIKCMKNLLKKEKKNQKYCEILFNHLIDLEKKVYEFYDKTLPKGGIVVKWIEKNQK
- a CDS encoding BTA121 domain-containing protein surface lipoprotein, with product MSQEKTLQIIKEKLSEDEKDALNFFESSITELNPDDPDDQKLITHSKEDFYLLVEHIGIDNLQKVLSDIVITLNAKKVAEEAIKNYDSPMKDILIQRLQNIKASYIKYLKNICNTHSVDEIYNNLSVKTDDASQFKSIVNFINYHEIMKQLNEKEKDALAFLEDSVTNPNPDDPDDDNLIAHSKQAFYLLIMETDDINKLQSVLLGIVSALNSKQVAETLLVNYNGPDKDALAQQLKDTKVKYIGYLKRMCDTYFSDEMYSNFSEQIYDELQFKVVADKIKFYNDVIKRLDENERNALMFLEKAIMNFNPDDPDDHKITIQTKEKYMRFILDTNDISKLRIVLSDIVKTLDVKQETEKVLASYDWLNKDALTQKLQDAEVVYMKYLKRIYNSFEETHDRLSGKTDSVSEFKSITDAVRRYSYVYDNVIVKFDENYKEALMFFEKAITNFNPDDPDDHKITIQAKEKYMRFILDTNDIFHLRVVLSIVLTSIVETLDVKQEAEKVLANYDGLNKDILAQKLQDAEIKYMKYVKSTYKRFEGRDDELSGKTDSVSEFKNITDEIRLYGDVYKNVIEKLNENEREALMFLEKAIMNFNSDDPDDHKITIQAKENYIQCIWDTNDISNLKIALSDIVKTLDVKQEIEKVLANYDWIDKDAFTQKLQDAEVVYMKYLKSICNTFEGMYDRLSGKTNNASEFRSIADEIRFYSDVYDKVIRNLNGDEREAIIFLKNSITDSNVGYPGDHFITYSKDDFYRFLLSRNIYEVREIASGIVEALKLKKVAERFVENYNDLLKYDFMEQVRGGEINYMRELKGLCSINYRSWPVSERHLVTFDDMHRFLAERAAIVGKVKFEYVLMHIRSFRDGYHDFIGQFRNEEKVALTFLENAITNPNPDDVDDNKFKVHTKEEFHKFKFRTEIANLKLILSDIVKVLHLKQAAAEAIKKYTEPEKIMFEGILKDENVKYIKHLKRIFNIPYLFRGIADNNLVLETYDTFLLECIVNDMYRYYNIFSKITERLNDRENDALIFLGNAITSYNSDDTDDHNLVIHTKEDFNSCIRKLSIYRLKTVLFQIILTLNAKKAVEQVVANYNELIRDVYTQKFRDEEIKYIKHLRGICGSCDEMYDNLSSNANNSSQFRSVLDTIKSYPTIYSDIIKQLNSGEKTALTFLENAVISPNPDDPDDHNMTLQAKENYIQFILNMSDIDRFKTVLSGIMETLNAKKLVEDVLKNYSQSGKDILVQKLEDARVNYMKHLKSICNVSSSEKEMEDKLLKEANNSSRFRSVLDTVESYAAIYSNIMEQLNSGEKTALIFFENAVTNPNSDDPDDHKLTMRAKEGYNQLILNISDIIKLKKILSGIVATLNVQKKAEETLAKYKIPEGHILAQMLKDIKVRYIKRLKNICNTSSFEKFYASVSSKADNSSELKSILYVIDSYNNIAKQLSEKEKDAFDFLGDSIQTYNLDKLDDRVLTIHLKENYKQFILDVDDVVSLRAALSNVVRTLETKKMLENVIGCYIGIDYDVLKQKFVDAKIKYVNYLKNIFNTFYGLYDNLSRNTDALFQFKSILDTINPYTDVIDSNIMKQLDNNEKNALIILGNSITNPNPFDPDDHKFITHSKENFNRFILEIGIDKFKEILSEILTTLDKIDTSEKAIQQYNGLGKSIFIQRLKNAKMDYLKLLKIDCNTDDFDKMYRNLSRKANNEILFKNIIDDIPNYQKIVDQLDQNERNAFVFLERCIIKFNPDNPNDYSLMVLRTQNFNKFVLAKDIYLLRMILSKIVLTLNVIKKAKETFVNYMSYKGIVRNKFMQRLQDEEAKYIKDVQDSCDSYDEMYHNLLKISGLYRFEKILMVFASLLKTSWEI
- a CDS encoding variable large family protein, with the protein product MKEKKGIGNIEECISEYREKGREKGSKRIVKGLMIVMMMVVMGCNSGGVAGGEGTSGGEGSGAMMEVGRSAEGVFYKFIELVTDSLGLNITTGTPRDKVSRYFTELAKKIEQTIESLRGIEEQIKSSGDKHKSESVGKSNQEIEDAKNTLITLKGHIESLKDIGDANKVVEVQASQSGVTVNQAKLEVIYDALKGIVTVAVAEGIEEPKKSAVKVINTSLGGTNPENGAKVLTAGANAGGDAGLEAAAIVSAVSGKEILAAIVGSSKADATGTISSDVDGNTSALKFARGGSTASQLAKTSALAGAVSGGIALRSLVKDGKLASHSGNDSKGVEVAGVSATNKLLGAVDDVVREIVKKVFDKIKQKLGSSRNPKLTV
- a CDS encoding ParA family protein; the protein is MDRKKPEIITIASIKGGVGKSTSALFFSNILSSEEQKVLLIDSDPQASVTSYFLFQLQDRNVDIEKYNLYEILKQRKYIENCIFSMNDYIDIIPSSLELSSFNSESIPLQDNLLEKRLLSIKLKYDYIIIDTNPSLGHLLNNALIIADYLVIPINSDLWAVESIDLITDAIKKVYREDLVPNFLVTGALERQSIDKEIISELEIRYREKLIGIIPKRDDIKKTIFYRKDFCLDNDYYQAYKKALNNLLKK